The following nucleotide sequence is from Deltaproteobacteria bacterium.
CCGCGCCACGTCAACGCCCTGGGCTCCGTCCCTGGCGGTCAGCACGGTCAGCCCGATATTCTCCAGAATGGCCTGGGCCACCTGCAGGTTGACCTCGTTGTCCTCGACCAACAGCACCCGGCCTCCGGAAAAACGCACCTCGCGGTCGTCCTCCGGACGAGCCTCGGCAGGGGCGGTCCCAGTCCCCAAGGCGTCCATCAGGGCCCGGACAACTCCGGCCATCTGGACGGGCTTGGTCACGACGGCGGCGATCCCCTCCCGCCGCGCCAGACGCGGCAGCATTTCATGACCCAGGGGCGCCAGCAGGATGCCCTGGGGACAGGAAGCCTGTCCCGCCCGGGCCACGATCCGACGCCAGGTTTCCAAACCGTCCATGTCCGGCATGTTCCAATCCAGAAAAATCACGGAAAAATCCCGGCGTCCCAGAGTCTCCAAGGCGGCCAGACCGGAGCTCGCCGCTTCGACATCCAGGCCAAGCCGGGTCAATTTGGACACCAGGACCGCGCGGGCCGAGTCCAGGTCGTCCACGACCAGGGCCGAAACCGGCTTCGCGTCCACGGGCAGGACCGGCGTCGGCAGCGCCGGAGCCACGCCCAAAATGACGGAAAAGGAAAAAATGCTTCCTTTTCCCGGCGTGCTCCAGACATCGATGCGCCCCCCCATGAGCTCGACCAGCTGTCGGGAAATGGCCAGACCCAGGCCGCTGCCGCCAAAACGCCGCGTGGTCGAGGTCTCGGCCTGCACAAAAGGATCGAACAGACCGGCGGCGTGGCTGGTGTCCATGCCGATGCCGGTATCCAGCACGGTGCATCGGAGCTGGAGTTTGCCGTCGGGCAACACGTCGTCCACGCCCACGCTGACCCGGATTTCCCCTTTTTCCGTGAATTTGGCCGCGTTGCCGGCCAAATTGACAAGGACCTGCCCCAGGCGGAGCGGATCTCCGACCAGACCGAGCGGCACTTCCGGCGCCACGTCCACCACCAATTCCACGTCTTCCGCCTTGAGGCGCACGGACACCACGGTGATCAGGTTGTCCAGGAGTTCGGGCAGCTCGAAATTCACGCTCTCCAATTCGACGCGGCCGGCCTCTATCTTGGAAAAATCCAGAATGTCGTTCAAAACACCCAGCAAGGACTTGGCCGACCGCTCGACCTTGACCAGATATTCGCGCTGGACCGGCGTCAATTCCGTGCGCAGGGCCAGATGGGTCATGCCCAGGACGGCGTTCATGGGCGTGCGGATTTCATGACTCATGGTCGCCAGGAAACTGCCCTTGGCCTTGTTGGCGGCCTCGGCTTCCCGGGCCAGCTGCTCGGCCCGGGCGATGGCCGCCTCCAGGCGCTGGTTGGCCAGCATGAGCTCTTCCTCGGTCTGCTTGCGCGCGCTGATGTCCATCATGCATTCCAAGAGCTTGCGGCGTCCCTTGATAAACACCCGGGACACCGTCTTGAGCACGGGCAGGCTGGAACCGTCGGCCCGCACCATGGCCCGCTCGGAGTGATCGACCTCCTGCCCCAGGTCCATGATGGGGCATCGCTCCTCCTCGGCCGGGCACAAAAATTTATGGCAACGCCTGCCAACAATCTCGACCGGATCGGCTCCGAACAGCTCCGCGGCCGTGGAGTTGACCATTTCAATAACACGGGTCTCGGCGTCGATGACGACCAGGGCGATGGGCAGGCTTTCCATCAGGCTGCGTTGAATGTTCTCGCTGTCGCGCAAGGCCTCCTCCATGCGTTTGCGCTCGGTGATATCCTCCTGCACGCCCACGAAATGGGTGATGACGTCCGTTTCGTCGCGCATGGGAGAAATGGAGACATGCTCCCAGAACAAGCTGCCGTCCTTGCGCCGGTTGCAGAGCTCTCCCTGCCATTCCCGGCCCGCGGTGATGGTTTGCCAAAGCTCGGTGTACACCTCGCCCGACATCCGACCAGACTTGATGATGCGCGGCGTCCGACCCACGGACTCCTCGACGGTGTAGCCGGTGTTCTGTTCGAACTTGGGATTGACGTACTCGATGGCGCCCGCGAGGTCGGTGATGACCACGCTGGCCGGGCTCTGCTCCACGGCCATGGCCAGCTTGCGCCCTTTTTCCTCGCTTTGGCGCAGGGCCGCCTCGGTCCGCTTGCGCTCGGTGATATCATGGAACGCGGTCACGGCGCCCGCCAGCCGGTCATTTTCCTTGAGGGGCCGCGACGAGACCTCCACCGTCAGATGCCGCCCGTCACGGGTCTGGAAACATTCTTCCCCGTCATAGGGCGCTCCGGCGTTGACGGCACGGGCA
It contains:
- a CDS encoding PAS domain S-box protein; its protein translation is MALMSAGGGLFLHSSRVSKENAHLAEHMAVLDTSYRASIQMYRLAMRGFHDSALNTPEVLEIMQAAQKGPGEARDLARGRLYRQLYPVYQSMLRQNLRQLHFHLPDGASFLRFHLSAHFGDDLADIRPMIQRVKQHRQACEAFEIGRSVTGFRYIFPLGQGHAHVGSVESVITTKAIRDALASLSPNQEYAFVINRTLAESLLFPEQSSLYSEAAIHPGFLVEDANALLPTSPPPLSVTARTLNAKLRARQDIQTRLAAGEGWATFEELEGRIHIVSFLPLRDAIGRTSGYLITYAPDTVLVTFRDEFYAYLMLTVLVSVVLVLLLWRLRGHTLSLDRERQNLCALNDVLAEGVYVTSTTGEITRINPAACQILGYAEQDVLGKQAHDLFHCHGANDFLALQACPFARAVNAGAPYDGEECFQTRDGRHLTVEVSSRPLKENDRLAGAVTAFHDITERKRTEAALRQSEEKGRKLAMAVEQSPASVVITDLAGAIEYVNPKFEQNTGYTVEESVGRTPRIIKSGRMSGEVYTELWQTITAGREWQGELCNRRKDGSLFWEHVSISPMRDETDVITHFVGVQEDITERKRMEEALRDSENIQRSLMESLPIALVVIDAETRVIEMVNSTAAELFGADPVEIVGRRCHKFLCPAEEERCPIMDLGQEVDHSERAMVRADGSSLPVLKTVSRVFIKGRRKLLECMMDISARKQTEEELMLANQRLEAAIARAEQLAREAEAANKAKGSFLATMSHEIRTPMNAVLGMTHLALRTELTPVQREYLVKVERSAKSLLGVLNDILDFSKIEAGRVELESVNFELPELLDNLITVVSVRLKAEDVELVVDVAPEVPLGLVGDPLRLGQVLVNLAGNAAKFTEKGEIRVSVGVDDVLPDGKLQLRCTVLDTGIGMDTSHAAGLFDPFVQAETSTTRRFGGSGLGLAISRQLVELMGGRIDVWSTPGKGSIFSFSVILGVAPALPTPVLPVDAKPVSALVVDDLDSARAVLVSKLTRLGLDVEAASSGLAALETLGRRDFSVIFLDWNMPDMDGLETWRRIVARAGQASCPQGILLAPLGHEMLPRLARREGIAAVVTKPVQMAGVVRALMDALGTGTAPAEARPEDDREVRFSGGRVLLVEDNEVNLQVAQAILENIGLTVLTARDGAQGVDVARREAVDVVLMDVQMPVMDGFEATRLIRAEERLRDLPVVAMTAHVLSSIREQAEAAGMTDLIGKPIEMRELYRVLRRWFDVVETATPASGEPEVSGSDPLRLETVDVPEGLHRFMDDRDLFLRTLVQVREH